The window GAAGATGAATGATGGTGTACTTAGTACAGACCAATAGCGGCTGAGCTTAAACACGGCTTGCTTTTCAGTTGCCGGGTTAGTTTCCTTCATGCCGAAGAACATCATCGAGCCAGCAATCACAGCGAAACCTGCCATAAAGCTGAAGTTTGCACGCCAATCAAATTGTTGGGTTAACCAGCTACCAAGAATTGGTGCTAGTGCCGGAATAAAGCAGATCGCACCGTTAAGGTAACTGATCATTTTGCCGCTTTTTTCCGGACCAAAGATATCGCGAACTGTTGCAAAGGCTGCCACAGATGTTGCACATGCACCTAAGCCTTGTAGCAAGCGAGCCGCCAACATCCACTCAATATTTTGAGCACTCCACGCCAATAAAGCGCTCAATGCGTAGATGGTGATGCCTCCCAATGCAACAGTTCGACGTCCGAGTTTATCTGCCAAGGGACCAGCAAATAGCTGACCAACACCCATAGCAAATAGGAACCAAGTGATGGTGTCTTGTGCCAATGCATTTTCTACCTGAAAAGTGGACGCAATAAGAGGCAAAGCGGGTAGATAGATATCAATCGCAAGTGGACTGAACAGAACTAACATGGTCAACAGCGCCATCTGTTTTTTGCTATTTGTAATATGGCTAGACACAAAACACTCCAAATTGAAC is drawn from Vibrio campbellii CAIM 519 = NBRC 15631 = ATCC 25920 and contains these coding sequences:
- a CDS encoding multidrug effflux MFS transporter, with amino-acid sequence MSSHITNSKKQMALLTMLVLFSPLAIDIYLPALPLIASTFQVENALAQDTITWFLFAMGVGQLFAGPLADKLGRRTVALGGITIYALSALLAWSAQNIEWMLAARLLQGLGACATSVAAFATVRDIFGPEKSGKMISYLNGAICFIPALAPILGSWLTQQFDWRANFSFMAGFAVIAGSMMFFGMKETNPATEKQAVFKLSRYWSVLSTPSFIFHASLCLMAMAVILAYVTSAPGVLITGMGLSMNEFTFWFGLNAVFNITACMLAPKFMDRWGTHNSLVVGISLLAIAGVIMMVMKEHNTALAFMLPIFISSVGFAWILGAAAGKALEPFGDKAGTAAALIGLFQMSGSGLLVGTLQRLSLEPQTLIAIHMWVLLPALVILFSKAGKSWHAKLANA